In one Saccharibacillus brassicae genomic region, the following are encoded:
- a CDS encoding sensor histidine kinase, with protein MQKWYQIFQRSTGLNPYVWVVFYILPFYFIFRSSTPFHVVTGICMVIGFFVCYLLAFASKGRLLYFWTVMQIVFSVSMTLMFGYMYFAVFLAYFVGNIRSKSGFFTLYWVQLAAALASVYVGYVHLNPLMVSQWPFVALTVIAVILLPVTTYNRNRSERLEGQLEHANKRISELVVMEERQRIARDLHDTLGQNLALIGLKSDLAARLVSKDPQRAENEIRDVQQTARVVLKELRELVTQMRGTHVEDEVHRLRQILKAAEIEFTLIGDPAETRTSLLNENVVSMCLKEAVTNIVKHSGASACSIEIEPLPAELIVRVSDNGSGLGQGDGQKRGDRQGSRSRGSGLRGMRERLEFVNGRLEIAAALPGEKGTTLTMRIPNVLAQQEPEPESLAPEASPPAVGRAIDKEG; from the coding sequence ATGCAGAAGTGGTACCAAATCTTCCAGCGCAGCACCGGCCTCAATCCGTACGTATGGGTCGTTTTCTATATCCTGCCGTTCTATTTCATCTTCCGCTCTTCGACCCCGTTCCATGTCGTCACCGGCATCTGCATGGTCATCGGATTCTTCGTCTGCTACCTGCTGGCGTTCGCTTCCAAAGGCCGCCTGCTCTATTTCTGGACCGTCATGCAGATCGTATTCTCGGTGTCGATGACGCTGATGTTCGGTTATATGTATTTTGCGGTGTTCCTCGCTTATTTCGTCGGGAATATTCGCAGCAAAAGCGGCTTTTTCACCTTGTACTGGGTTCAGCTGGCCGCCGCGCTCGCTTCCGTCTACGTCGGTTACGTGCATCTGAATCCGCTGATGGTCAGCCAGTGGCCGTTCGTCGCCCTGACCGTGATCGCGGTCATCCTGCTGCCGGTCACGACGTACAACCGCAACCGCAGCGAACGGCTCGAAGGCCAGCTCGAACATGCGAACAAACGCATCTCGGAACTGGTCGTCATGGAAGAACGGCAGCGGATCGCGCGGGATCTGCACGATACGCTCGGGCAGAACCTGGCGCTGATCGGACTCAAAAGCGACCTCGCCGCCCGGCTCGTGAGCAAAGACCCGCAGCGCGCGGAGAACGAAATCCGCGACGTGCAGCAGACCGCTCGCGTCGTGCTGAAGGAACTGCGGGAGCTCGTTACGCAGATGCGCGGCACCCACGTCGAAGACGAAGTGCACCGGCTGCGGCAGATTCTCAAGGCAGCCGAGATCGAGTTCACGCTGATCGGCGATCCGGCCGAGACGCGTACGTCGCTGCTGAACGAGAACGTCGTCAGCATGTGCCTCAAGGAAGCGGTGACGAATATCGTCAAGCACAGCGGCGCAAGCGCCTGTTCGATCGAGATCGAGCCGCTGCCGGCGGAACTGATCGTGCGCGTGTCCGATAACGGCAGCGGGCTCGGCCAGGGCGACGGGCAAAAGCGCGGCGACCGGCAGGGCAGCCGTTCGCGCGGCAGCGGGCTGCGCGGCATGCGCGAACGCCTCGAATTCGTGAACGGCCGCCTGGAGATCGCGGCGGCGCTGCCGGGCGAGAAGGGAACGACGCTCACGATGCGTATCCCGAACGTGCTGGCGCAGCAGGAGCCGGAGCCGGAAAGCCTTGCGCCGGAAGCATCTCCGCCCGCCGTCGGACGGGCGATCGACAAGGAGGGGTAA
- a CDS encoding AraC family transcriptional regulator, protein MNLLENMNEAMAYIEQHLGDEIDLKAAARIALCSETHFRRMFSFLAGVTLTEYVRRRRLTLAAWELQSGGAKIVDLALKYGYDSADSFARAFRQLHGVTPSEARRSGAKLQAYLPMTFRLTVEGGERMKVRIVEKEAFRIVGIMKRVPIVFSGVNPEIAAMWHSLDMDKIGLMKKVSNIEPGGLVSASTRFSEERMQEKGGLDHYIGAATTLAVPEGFASLEVEASSWAVFEAVGKFPDALQETWGRIYSEWFPSAGYGQAEGPELLWNEQRDQSAPDYRSEIWIPVGKRKDGTKPDRTEPNRTESNTTESNTTESNTTESNTTEQA, encoded by the coding sequence GTGAACTTACTGGAAAATATGAACGAAGCGATGGCTTATATCGAACAGCATCTCGGCGACGAGATCGACCTGAAGGCGGCTGCCCGGATCGCTTTGTGTTCGGAGACCCATTTCAGGCGGATGTTTTCGTTTCTCGCCGGGGTCACGCTGACCGAATACGTCCGGCGCAGACGACTGACGCTGGCGGCCTGGGAGCTGCAAAGCGGCGGCGCGAAGATCGTCGATCTCGCGCTCAAGTACGGATACGACTCGGCGGATTCGTTTGCGCGGGCGTTCCGGCAGCTGCACGGCGTGACGCCGTCCGAAGCGCGCCGCAGCGGCGCGAAGCTTCAGGCGTATCTGCCCATGACCTTCCGATTGACCGTTGAAGGAGGAGAGCGCATGAAAGTTCGTATCGTGGAAAAAGAAGCTTTTCGCATCGTCGGCATCATGAAGCGGGTTCCGATCGTGTTCTCGGGCGTGAACCCGGAGATCGCCGCGATGTGGCACAGTCTGGACATGGACAAAATCGGCCTGATGAAAAAAGTATCGAATATCGAACCCGGCGGCCTCGTCAGCGCTTCGACCCGGTTCTCGGAAGAGCGGATGCAGGAAAAAGGCGGGCTCGACCATTACATCGGAGCCGCGACCACCCTCGCGGTTCCGGAAGGCTTCGCTTCGCTGGAAGTGGAAGCTTCGAGCTGGGCCGTGTTCGAAGCCGTCGGCAAATTCCCGGACGCGCTGCAGGAGACATGGGGCCGCATCTATTCGGAGTGGTTCCCTTCTGCCGGCTATGGGCAGGCGGAAGGGCCGGAGCTGCTGTGGAACGAGCAGCGCGACCAGAGCGCGCCGGATTACCGCAGCGAGATCTGGATTCCGGTCGGAAAGCGGAAGGACGGAACGAAACCGGACAGAACGGAGCCGAACAGAACGGAGTCGAACACAACGGAGTCGAACACAACGGAGTCGAACACAACGGAGTCGAACACAACGGAGCAAGCTTGA
- a CDS encoding ABC transporter substrate-binding protein gives MGNEHVHGKKGRAKGRAGLLLLAAAIGAALAGCGASPGDGAAGAAAAGKPAAETITLGLLPSIDAIPFIVAHEQGFDAENGVTLDIRTFKSAKDRDVAFQAGQVEGLSADLVAISIYNEAGQDVKITSTTFGEFDLLTGNADIRSVSDLKGKTVILSKNTLTEYTMAMMLKQAGLTEADITITEVPQIPTRLELLKNGKADAAVLPQPFVTMGTAAGLEVLGSTHTAKINPFVLAFPQRVIDDKADAIRGMYAAYDQAVDYMHGREQSDYLDLIIEKVGYPETLKEQIDVPDYGPAVQADPAQVDSALDWARDKGLLTRDLQAADVMSDVRFK, from the coding sequence ATGGGGAACGAGCATGTGCACGGAAAAAAAGGTCGCGCGAAAGGCCGGGCGGGACTGCTGCTGCTTGCGGCCGCGATCGGCGCGGCGCTGGCCGGCTGCGGCGCTTCGCCCGGCGATGGCGCGGCCGGAGCGGCCGCCGCGGGGAAGCCGGCCGCAGAGACGATCACGCTGGGACTGCTGCCGTCGATCGACGCTATTCCTTTTATCGTGGCGCACGAGCAGGGCTTCGATGCCGAGAACGGGGTGACGCTCGATATTCGCACGTTCAAAAGCGCCAAAGACCGCGACGTCGCTTTTCAGGCGGGGCAGGTCGAAGGGCTCAGCGCCGATCTGGTCGCGATCTCGATCTATAACGAAGCGGGCCAGGACGTGAAAATCACGAGCACGACGTTCGGCGAATTCGATCTGCTGACCGGGAACGCGGACATCCGCAGCGTATCGGACCTCAAAGGCAAAACGGTCATTCTGTCCAAAAACACGTTGACCGAATACACGATGGCGATGATGCTCAAGCAGGCCGGACTGACGGAAGCCGACATTACCATTACCGAAGTGCCGCAGATCCCGACGCGCCTTGAGCTGCTCAAGAACGGCAAAGCCGACGCGGCGGTACTGCCGCAGCCGTTCGTGACGATGGGCACGGCAGCGGGGCTCGAAGTGCTGGGCTCGACGCATACGGCGAAGATCAATCCGTTCGTGCTCGCTTTCCCGCAGCGCGTCATCGACGACAAGGCCGACGCGATTCGCGGCATGTACGCCGCGTACGACCAGGCGGTGGATTACATGCACGGCCGCGAGCAATCCGACTACCTCGATCTCATTATCGAAAAGGTCGGGTATCCGGAGACGCTCAAAGAACAGATCGACGTACCGGATTACGGGCCGGCCGTTCAGGCCGATCCGGCGCAGGTGGATTCCGCCCTGGATTGGGCACGGGACAAAGGGCTGCTGACGCGGGACCTTCAAGCCGCGGACGTCATGTCGGACGTGCGGTTCAAATAG
- a CDS encoding S-layer homology domain-containing protein yields the protein MNNKKNAARSKSKNKTKVMLRSAVLTTGLTAQLLSGSSVAAHAEPATYEGDSFAYLSQYLGLGAAYAEPADDTLSDQPFEALGESGGDTGGGSPGTEIPEADLAWQSLTAESGDQSATLRYTKPRNFEDGRLEISGDDGMNYETVNPSNVSNLTDTSLTVTGLVNGKTYYFRFAIKSHSNVGYSNFVSATPKGTLPPAETPPPVETPPAAPAPAPTFEVPAPTTAPTTAPTTAPTTPAAGAEESIQVLAVSAGNLTTRSASLTRSTAEDGSSRAELRLTPQGISQASEQAARGETLAYRLPQLSGTAMQILLDGSTLAPLSSKANKLSVSTADVGITFPVERLRLSEAAQRLGVTSDQVSIRIEIEKTPVSTTPGAWTKAVGAVPVGDAYAFRMIASSGSKSTDINGYDRRYGEQTIPVPAGSDLASLGAVMLVDGKYVPIPVTFKDGQAILHTTGGNPVLLVRYDKPADSGKWFDSAVSASTTKGILEGREVAAPLDREAFARMTVRALGLESYGTNAASSLAALRSAGLYEGLPASVQSDGAITREEMIAILVNASRQFDLQLNALAPASTTAKNAFGDAGDVSEWADSYVETAYAAGLFRGDKGQIIAAQRQGTAGEAAALLVNLLRSTGLADPAGK from the coding sequence ATGAACAACAAGAAGAATGCAGCCCGCAGCAAAAGCAAAAACAAAACAAAGGTCATGCTCCGTTCCGCCGTGCTCACGACCGGCCTGACCGCTCAGCTGTTGAGCGGTTCCTCCGTCGCGGCCCACGCCGAGCCCGCAACTTACGAAGGCGATTCGTTCGCCTATCTCAGCCAGTACCTCGGCCTCGGCGCCGCTTACGCGGAACCTGCGGACGACACGCTCTCCGACCAACCGTTCGAAGCGCTGGGCGAATCGGGCGGCGACACGGGCGGCGGCAGCCCGGGCACCGAAATCCCCGAAGCCGACCTCGCCTGGCAGAGTCTGACGGCCGAATCCGGCGACCAATCGGCGACGCTTCGTTATACCAAGCCCCGGAACTTCGAAGACGGCCGCCTGGAAATTTCGGGAGACGACGGCATGAATTACGAAACGGTCAACCCGTCGAACGTTTCGAACCTCACGGACACGTCGCTGACCGTCACGGGCCTCGTTAACGGGAAAACGTATTATTTCCGCTTCGCGATCAAAAGCCATTCGAACGTAGGCTACTCCAACTTCGTATCGGCTACGCCGAAAGGCACGCTTCCGCCAGCGGAAACGCCGCCTCCGGTCGAGACTCCGCCTGCCGCTCCGGCACCGGCGCCTACGTTCGAAGTCCCGGCACCGACGACCGCACCGACGACTGCACCGACTACCGCACCGACAACCCCGGCCGCAGGCGCGGAAGAATCGATCCAGGTGCTCGCCGTCTCGGCCGGCAACCTGACGACCCGTTCGGCCAGCCTGACCCGTTCCACGGCGGAGGACGGCTCGTCGCGCGCGGAACTCCGGCTGACTCCGCAAGGGATCTCCCAGGCTTCCGAGCAGGCGGCACGCGGCGAGACGCTCGCTTATCGCCTGCCGCAGCTCAGCGGTACCGCCATGCAGATCCTGTTGGACGGCAGCACGCTTGCGCCGCTGTCGAGCAAAGCGAATAAACTCTCGGTCAGCACGGCCGACGTCGGCATCACGTTCCCGGTCGAACGCCTGCGCCTGTCCGAAGCCGCGCAGCGCCTCGGCGTGACGTCGGATCAAGTCTCGATCCGGATCGAGATCGAGAAGACGCCCGTATCGACGACTCCGGGCGCCTGGACCAAAGCGGTCGGCGCCGTGCCGGTCGGCGACGCGTACGCGTTCCGCATGATCGCGAGCAGCGGCTCCAAATCGACTGACATTAACGGCTACGACCGCCGCTACGGCGAGCAGACGATTCCTGTTCCCGCCGGTTCCGACCTCGCAAGCCTCGGCGCCGTCATGCTCGTCGACGGTAAATACGTGCCGATTCCGGTCACGTTCAAGGACGGCCAGGCGATCCTGCACACGACCGGCGGCAATCCGGTCCTGCTCGTTCGTTACGACAAACCGGCCGATTCCGGCAAATGGTTCGATAGCGCGGTCAGCGCGTCGACGACCAAAGGCATTCTCGAAGGCCGCGAAGTCGCCGCGCCGCTGGACCGCGAAGCGTTCGCCCGCATGACGGTACGCGCGCTCGGCCTTGAGTCGTACGGCACGAACGCCGCTTCGTCGCTGGCCGCGCTGCGCAGCGCGGGCTTGTACGAAGGGCTGCCGGCCAGCGTCCAGTCCGACGGAGCGATCACCCGCGAAGAGATGATCGCGATCCTCGTGAACGCCAGCCGCCAGTTCGACCTGCAGCTGAACGCCCTCGCCCCGGCTTCGACCACGGCGAAAAACGCGTTCGGCGATGCCGGCGACGTCTCCGAATGGGCCGATTCGTACGTCGAGACCGCGTACGCGGCGGGCCTGTTCCGCGGCGACAAAGGACAGATCATCGCCGCGCAGCGCCAGGGAACGGCCGGCGAAGCCGCCGCGCTGCTGGTCAACCTGCTGCGCAGCACGGGACTGGCCGATCCGGCCGGCAAATAA
- a CDS encoding fatty acid desaturase — protein MTASRAHNPITELKQHMKPYEKADTKASVFQLLNTIIPLILFWVGGYLAMSISYWLALPLLLVASGFVIRTFIIFHDCTHGSFFKNKKANDIVGTITGVITIMPYRKWKYSHTMHHATSSNLDKRGEGDMWLLTTEEYEQASFWTRLAYRFYRNPLVMFGIGPIFVFLIQGRFNRKGAKALERRNTHLTTILIVLLYAGLVWAMGWQAFLLVQGPVFFFSGMLGIWLFYVQHQFEDSYFEHEEEWNYVNAAVEGSSYYKLPKPLQWITGNIGFHHVHHLSPKVPNYNLEKAHDSSIPLQKATTITLKTSLQSLKFRLWDEETKTFTGYSRKVRSGLPKNAVQTVSRELNKKTALPHD, from the coding sequence ATGACCGCGTCCCGTGCCCACAATCCAATTACGGAACTCAAGCAGCACATGAAACCATACGAAAAAGCAGATACCAAAGCCAGCGTTTTTCAGCTGTTGAATACGATTATCCCGCTCATCCTGTTCTGGGTCGGAGGTTATCTGGCCATGTCGATCTCTTATTGGCTGGCCCTTCCGCTCCTGCTCGTCGCTTCCGGCTTCGTGATCCGGACGTTCATCATTTTCCACGACTGCACGCACGGTTCTTTTTTCAAAAACAAAAAAGCCAATGACATCGTCGGCACGATCACCGGCGTCATTACGATCATGCCGTACCGCAAATGGAAATACAGCCATACGATGCACCATGCGACAAGCAGCAACCTCGACAAGCGCGGCGAAGGCGACATGTGGCTGCTGACGACCGAGGAGTATGAACAAGCTTCCTTCTGGACGCGCCTGGCTTACCGGTTCTACCGCAACCCGCTCGTCATGTTCGGAATCGGACCGATCTTCGTCTTCCTGATTCAAGGCCGCTTCAACCGCAAAGGCGCCAAAGCTCTGGAACGCCGCAACACGCACCTGACGACGATCCTGATCGTGCTGCTGTACGCGGGTCTGGTATGGGCAATGGGCTGGCAGGCCTTCCTGCTCGTGCAAGGTCCGGTCTTCTTCTTCTCCGGCATGCTCGGCATCTGGTTGTTCTACGTGCAGCATCAATTCGAAGATTCGTACTTCGAACACGAAGAAGAATGGAACTACGTGAACGCGGCCGTCGAAGGCAGCTCGTACTACAAACTGCCTAAGCCGCTTCAGTGGATTACCGGCAACATCGGCTTCCACCACGTGCATCACCTGAGTCCGAAAGTGCCGAACTACAATCTGGAAAAAGCGCATGATTCGTCGATTCCGCTGCAAAAAGCGACGACGATCACGCTGAAAACCAGCCTGCAATCGCTCAAGTTCCGCCTGTGGGACGAAGAAACCAAAACGTTCACCGGCTACAGCCGGAAAGTTCGCAGCGGACTTCCGAAAAACGCGGTCCAGACCGTATCCCGCGAACTGAACAAAAAGACGGCTCTTCCCCACGATTGA
- a CDS encoding ABC transporter ATP-binding protein, with protein MEDEQALGGYSRQAEDPAAGRHAAGSEPGRKAFDREKRSPRSNAPAADALGGGGFAARGLRVDYGGVPVLGPLDLDLPEPGIYTVLGLSGSGKSTLLRAAAGLLPGFGGRLALGSRPLGGGRAAGAAGSEGPAVRVGFVPQDYGLLPWQTALANVRTALRIARPAEPRAQREEAALRWLGLMGLGGLERRYPRALSGGQQQRVAIARAFAVRPDLLLLDEPFSALDAATREGLQRLLLGSWLAQPSTMLFVTHDVEEAVLLGRKIVLLAAAKRPAPASSGTAAGTSGAAPASVSAGASPAGVRVIDNEAICSLPFDSRRDDDRFYAQVRTLRRMLGDGAVSAP; from the coding sequence ATGGAAGACGAACAGGCGCTTGGCGGATATAGCCGCCAAGCGGAAGATCCCGCGGCCGGCAGGCATGCGGCCGGAAGCGAACCGGGCCGCAAAGCGTTCGATCGGGAGAAGCGTTCGCCCCGATCGAATGCGCCTGCGGCTGACGCTTTGGGCGGCGGAGGCTTCGCCGCGCGGGGGCTGCGCGTCGACTACGGCGGCGTGCCGGTCCTCGGTCCGCTCGACCTGGATCTGCCGGAGCCCGGCATCTATACCGTACTGGGCTTATCGGGCAGCGGCAAATCGACGCTGCTGCGGGCGGCCGCGGGACTGCTGCCGGGCTTCGGCGGCCGTCTCGCCCTGGGCAGCCGCCCGCTCGGCGGCGGGCGCGCGGCCGGCGCCGCCGGATCCGAAGGACCGGCGGTGCGCGTCGGCTTCGTGCCGCAGGACTATGGCCTGCTGCCGTGGCAGACGGCGCTCGCGAACGTCCGGACCGCGCTGCGCATCGCGCGTCCGGCGGAGCCTCGCGCGCAGCGCGAAGAGGCCGCGCTCCGCTGGCTCGGCCTCATGGGCCTGGGCGGCCTGGAACGCCGCTATCCGCGCGCGCTGAGCGGCGGGCAGCAGCAGCGCGTGGCGATCGCACGCGCCTTCGCGGTGCGGCCGGACCTGCTCCTGCTGGACGAGCCGTTCTCCGCGCTCGACGCGGCGACGCGCGAAGGGCTGCAGCGCCTGCTGCTTGGCAGCTGGCTCGCGCAGCCGTCGACGATGCTGTTCGTCACGCACGACGTGGAAGAAGCCGTCCTGCTCGGCCGGAAGATCGTGCTGCTGGCGGCAGCGAAGCGTCCGGCCCCGGCGTCTTCGGGCACCGCGGCCGGAACTTCCGGCGCCGCGCCCGCCAGCGTGTCCGCCGGCGCTTCGCCTGCCGGCGTGCGCGTGATCGACAACGAAGCGATCTGCTCGCTGCCGTTTGACAGCCGGCGCGACGATGACCGCTTCTATGCGCAGGTTCGCACGCTGCGCCGGATGTTGGGCGACGGGGCGGTGAGCGCCCCATGA
- a CDS encoding YheC/YheD family protein: protein MLIGVYHRTDPFEAIGRARIDALLAEAERQNVSLCFFGLDGIDPERETIKALHPHHDQFHLRETPYPDVVLNEAPELAAKRPEAEKALRQKVPFAVHLIGDKEAVASSLQAEFAELLLPTEPLDSAQRALDMLALYGDVVIKPAAGRRGQGLLRLRREADRYRLDESGGASRLLGPSALNKRLRQIVSGPRRHLVQACRPTLTPQGEPIDYRVHVQRDEHGEFRVTRTYPRVGRPGSFVSNLGAGGTSPDLEETLRSLHGEDAGALRIKLEQTALRLAEAVNRPYPFLCNELGIDLLLGERGEIFFLEANASPETRDHEELRAVRLLGFCRHMHAVRSGQIRTRQTLGMLVSESDNEVRLHDAMAFASAAHDADFFWFRPVDAAFASPLLKAQVFERGRWTAQYRRLPDVVYDRLKERGLRRSEQAYLRLEGIPNTHSRPAGSFSKLKAYELLSGDPEVAPHLIPYAALDSAAAAKSFIDDHGQTVIKPSGGTKGSAIIVVRREGEHYRVDDPLYSHLLPEDRLSELLGGLAASKEMVLQKFVDSVTPEGLPFHIRVHLIRGDDDRFHIIGHMPYISTQQRHKVVNHHTNLRAFTQWSWFLPYQFPGREEEMDARVRRFALAAADRLEDRMEHKLWEIGLDLGIERDGSIWLYEANMNKVGVISRELEASKILVPSCLRLIRP from the coding sequence ATGTTAATCGGCGTATATCATCGTACCGACCCGTTCGAGGCCATTGGACGAGCGCGCATCGACGCGCTGCTCGCGGAAGCGGAGCGCCAGAACGTCTCGCTCTGCTTCTTCGGCCTGGACGGCATCGATCCCGAAAGGGAAACGATCAAGGCGCTTCACCCCCATCACGACCAATTCCACCTGCGCGAGACCCCTTATCCGGACGTCGTGCTGAACGAAGCTCCGGAGCTTGCCGCCAAGCGGCCCGAAGCGGAAAAAGCGCTGCGCCAAAAAGTTCCTTTTGCCGTTCACCTGATCGGAGACAAAGAGGCGGTGGCTTCGTCCCTTCAAGCGGAGTTTGCCGAGCTTCTGCTGCCGACGGAGCCGCTCGACTCGGCGCAGCGCGCCCTGGACATGCTGGCGCTCTACGGCGACGTCGTCATCAAGCCGGCCGCGGGGCGCCGCGGTCAGGGCCTGCTGCGCCTGCGCCGCGAAGCGGACCGCTACCGGCTGGACGAGAGCGGCGGCGCTTCGCGCCTGCTCGGCCCAAGCGCGCTGAACAAACGGCTGCGCCAAATCGTCTCCGGCCCGCGGCGCCATCTGGTCCAGGCCTGCCGGCCGACCTTGACGCCGCAGGGCGAACCGATCGATTACCGCGTGCACGTCCAGCGCGACGAGCACGGCGAGTTCCGCGTGACCCGTACCTACCCGCGCGTCGGCCGGCCCGGGTCGTTCGTCAGCAATCTCGGAGCGGGCGGAACGAGCCCGGATCTCGAAGAGACGCTTCGATCCCTGCACGGAGAAGACGCCGGAGCGCTGCGGATCAAGCTGGAACAGACGGCGCTGCGGCTGGCGGAAGCCGTCAATCGGCCGTATCCTTTTTTGTGCAACGAACTCGGGATCGACCTGCTGCTCGGCGAGCGCGGCGAGATCTTTTTCCTCGAAGCCAACGCTTCGCCCGAGACGCGCGACCACGAAGAGCTGCGCGCGGTGCGGCTGCTCGGCTTCTGCCGGCATATGCACGCCGTGCGGAGCGGGCAGATTCGCACGCGGCAGACGCTCGGCATGCTCGTGTCCGAAAGCGACAACGAAGTGCGGCTGCACGACGCCATGGCTTTTGCCAGCGCCGCGCACGATGCCGATTTCTTCTGGTTCCGTCCGGTCGACGCGGCGTTCGCTTCCCCGCTGCTCAAAGCGCAAGTGTTTGAACGCGGCCGCTGGACGGCGCAGTACCGGCGCCTGCCCGACGTCGTGTACGACCGGCTCAAGGAACGGGGGCTGCGGCGCTCGGAGCAGGCTTACCTCAGGCTCGAAGGCATCCCCAACACGCATTCGCGTCCGGCCGGCAGCTTCAGCAAGCTCAAAGCCTACGAACTGCTCTCGGGCGATCCCGAAGTCGCTCCCCATCTCATTCCGTACGCTGCGCTCGATTCCGCCGCGGCAGCGAAATCGTTTATCGACGACCACGGCCAGACCGTGATCAAGCCGAGCGGCGGGACGAAAGGTTCCGCGATCATCGTCGTCCGGCGGGAAGGCGAGCATTATCGCGTCGACGATCCGCTGTACAGCCATCTGCTGCCCGAAGACCGGTTATCCGAGCTGCTCGGCGGATTGGCCGCAAGCAAAGAGATGGTCCTGCAAAAATTCGTCGACAGCGTGACTCCGGAAGGACTGCCTTTTCATATTCGCGTCCATCTGATCCGGGGCGACGACGACCGGTTCCACATTATCGGCCATATGCCGTATATCTCCACGCAGCAGCGCCACAAAGTCGTCAACCACCATACCAACCTGCGGGCCTTCACCCAATGGAGCTGGTTCCTGCCGTACCAGTTCCCGGGCCGCGAAGAAGAAATGGACGCCCGCGTCCGCCGTTTCGCTCTTGCCGCCGCAGATCGGCTCGAAGACCGGATGGAACACAAACTGTGGGAAATCGGGCTCGATCTCGGCATCGAACGCGACGGCTCGATCTGGCTGTACGAAGCCAACATGAACAAAGTCGGAGTCATCAGCCGCGAACTGGAAGCGTCCAAAATCCTGGTGCCTTCCTGCCTGCGGCTGATACGTCCGTAG
- a CDS encoding response regulator transcription factor encodes MIRIVIAEDQRMLLGALASLLDLEEDMEVVGRAGDGEELVRLVRLHKPDICVMDIEMPKKTGLEAAEELKGSGCRVLILTTFARSGYFERAIKAGAHGYLLKDSPSEDLAEAIRSVMSGRRIYAPELVDDAPFAEENPLTEREKEVLLLISEGKNTKEIASELSLTNGTVRNYVSVILDKLGVGNRIEAITRFKEKGWFK; translated from the coding sequence ATGATCAGAATCGTTATCGCGGAAGACCAGCGCATGCTGCTCGGGGCGCTGGCTTCGCTGCTCGATCTGGAAGAAGACATGGAAGTGGTCGGCCGCGCGGGCGACGGCGAGGAACTGGTGCGCCTCGTTCGGCTGCACAAGCCGGACATCTGCGTCATGGACATCGAGATGCCGAAGAAAACGGGACTCGAAGCGGCCGAGGAGCTCAAAGGCTCCGGCTGCCGCGTGCTGATCCTGACGACGTTCGCGCGTTCCGGCTACTTCGAACGGGCGATCAAGGCCGGCGCGCACGGCTACCTGCTCAAGGACAGCCCGAGCGAGGATCTGGCCGAAGCGATCCGCAGCGTCATGTCCGGCCGGCGCATCTATGCGCCGGAACTGGTCGACGACGCGCCTTTTGCCGAAGAGAATCCGCTGACCGAACGGGAGAAGGAAGTGCTGCTGCTCATCTCGGAAGGCAAAAACACGAAAGAGATCGCAAGCGAGCTGTCGCTGACGAACGGCACGGTGCGCAACTACGTCTCGGTCATCCTCGACAAGCTCGGCGTCGGCAACCGGATCGAAGCGATTACGCGCTTCAAGGAGAAAGGCTGGTTCAAGTGA
- a CDS encoding ABC transporter permease yields MNGRHAQPLLRLLAVFAALHGLWALLSALLKREMLPSPAAVYRALLALDGSDMALHVGTSLGRVFAGLALALAGGLLLGLLMGRSPRWNRLLDPVVYLTYPIPKIALLPVAMLFLGLGEASKIAMIVLILVFQVIISVRDGVKAIPAAAYDVLTTLGAGRLARFTYVTLPGALSPILSTVRISLGTAFSVLFFTEIYGTEHGLGYFIMDAWLRLDYPEMYAGILLFSAAGFVLFALVDLFERRFMKWRD; encoded by the coding sequence ATGAACGGACGCCACGCGCAGCCGCTGCTGCGGCTGCTGGCCGTCTTCGCCGCGCTGCACGGGCTGTGGGCGCTGCTGTCCGCCTTGTTGAAGCGGGAGATGCTGCCGTCTCCCGCCGCCGTGTACCGCGCGCTGCTTGCGCTGGACGGAAGCGACATGGCGCTCCATGTCGGTACGAGTCTGGGCCGCGTCTTCGCCGGCCTCGCGCTTGCGCTGGCCGGCGGGCTGCTGCTCGGCCTGCTCATGGGCCGCTCGCCGCGCTGGAACCGGCTGCTCGATCCGGTCGTGTACCTGACGTATCCGATTCCGAAGATCGCGCTGCTGCCGGTGGCGATGCTGTTTCTCGGTCTCGGCGAAGCGTCGAAGATCGCCATGATCGTGCTTATTCTCGTTTTCCAGGTCATCATCTCCGTACGCGACGGGGTCAAAGCGATTCCGGCTGCCGCGTACGACGTGCTGACCACGCTCGGGGCCGGCCGCCTGGCGCGCTTCACGTACGTCACGCTGCCCGGCGCGTTGTCGCCGATTCTCAGCACGGTGCGGATCTCGCTTGGTACGGCTTTTTCCGTCCTGTTCTTCACGGAAATCTACGGCACGGAGCACGGCTTGGGCTACTTCATCATGGACGCCTGGCTGCGGCTGGATTACCCCGAAATGTATGCCGGCATCCTGCTGTTCAGCGCGGCCGGATTCGTCTTGTTCGCGCTGGTCGACCTGTTCGAGCGCCGCTTTATGAAGTGGCGCGACTGA